The Actinocatenispora sera genome has a window encoding:
- a CDS encoding GTPase: MSRPEAARTGADDDADPEMTAWIQQLASDEPLPDPHRPAADAAAEPAATPAPDAVEPTAVPDRAGRAHRGSHRRGGRTRAAASGATRPDGIPTEATAGDGPAAPTAGTVTDHGTDRPTPDGGEPAATGAADGSIAVEPQHPADRAHHPAGPARYPTGTAQHPTDTRQRPDNTAQHPTGTPQHPTSAAQHPAATAPHSDDAAQRPAYDAMHRASGAAPHPAGLTEHHLAGPRGADSETGSASDGSARHPVDPATQGATETTWAASALDGGSEPSLPVPTDPAQPATPGGGAAGRAATGDPATHHGPAGQTRHQAGIAAAGRQATAEPAERTDDIGPAAQVTARQTRNPAGIDAARDKATAEPAQRGDGTAEQQIVAGQIRHQAGIAAAGHEVTAEPAQRRDGIDAAPHQGPAGQPRYQGGIAATGQQVTAEAGGHRRGTGAVDPTTQPTSDGDAGPETTQDPAVPQEVPLGDLPARLRALGEFAAATGTRVDADRLAPVHALLARADERLALSERHTVVVLAGTTGSGKSRLFNALTGLDLSRVGARRPTTADPHACIWEPAGTGPLLDWLGVPPENRTERESVLDGDAQRALHGLVLIDMPDFDSIERGHRPMVERLIGSADMVLWVLDPQKYADRTVHERYLSSLADRDAALTVVLNQVDRLPESDVDQLAADLRRLLAEDGLAAVPVHLASARTGLGVAALRSALADAVASRQAATVRIAADLTATADGLVDLTDTEPPAGVAVDELADRLAAHVGVAGLVDAAEQDMRRRGRRATGWLFVRRALGGRNPDRILAQERYDLEWLDDTTPADPTAAGTAGAMAGVATAGAAASGGTGGPAHADRGTAGTAEPPAAKAGAARTAGPGTGAAGAADTRGAQAGSAPAAAANAGAGTTGPANSGGAPAGAAAELAVDRGPAVRPSGAGGRHEANDDATRPVPDREAPRRIGLGGVLRASLGPVLERLPAPWRDSLRAVLTEQVPTLAGRLAALPAQAARGTRPAWWTVLGVLQWVFGVGAVAGAAWLIAAAVSASVPDPGLAALWLLAGGVLAGVLASLVAVPLVRRAARNERSGVDAALRAAVAAAARDCVQAPVEGELTAYRAAHAALAAARGHR, encoded by the coding sequence GTGAGCCGGCCAGAAGCCGCGCGAACCGGCGCGGACGACGACGCCGATCCCGAGATGACCGCCTGGATCCAGCAGCTCGCCTCGGACGAACCACTGCCGGACCCGCACCGGCCGGCGGCCGACGCGGCAGCGGAGCCGGCAGCCACGCCGGCGCCGGACGCGGTCGAGCCGACCGCGGTACCGGACCGTGCCGGCCGGGCACACCGGGGCTCGCACCGCCGCGGCGGTAGGACCAGGGCGGCGGCCAGCGGCGCCACACGCCCCGACGGCATCCCGACCGAAGCAACGGCCGGCGATGGGCCCGCGGCGCCGACCGCCGGCACCGTGACCGACCACGGCACCGACCGGCCGACTCCCGACGGTGGAGAGCCCGCTGCCACCGGCGCAGCGGACGGCTCCATCGCGGTCGAACCGCAGCATCCCGCCGACCGCGCCCACCACCCGGCCGGCCCCGCGCGGTACCCGACAGGCACCGCCCAGCACCCAACCGACACCCGGCAGCGCCCGGACAACACCGCCCAGCACCCAACCGGCACCCCGCAGCACCCGACCAGCGCCGCGCAGCACCCGGCTGCTACCGCACCGCATTCAGACGACGCCGCGCAGCGCCCGGCCTACGACGCGATGCACCGCGCCTCCGGCGCCGCGCCGCATCCCGCCGGCCTCACGGAACACCACCTCGCCGGCCCGAGGGGCGCGGACAGCGAGACCGGTTCGGCGTCCGACGGCTCGGCGCGGCATCCGGTCGATCCGGCGACGCAGGGGGCGACCGAAACCACGTGGGCGGCGTCCGCGCTCGACGGCGGGTCCGAGCCGAGCCTGCCCGTACCGACCGATCCGGCGCAGCCGGCCACGCCCGGCGGCGGCGCGGCCGGGCGTGCGGCCACCGGCGATCCGGCAACGCACCACGGCCCCGCCGGGCAGACCCGGCACCAGGCAGGCATCGCAGCGGCCGGGCGCCAGGCCACCGCCGAGCCGGCCGAGCGCACGGACGACATCGGACCAGCCGCCCAGGTCACCGCAAGGCAGACCCGGAACCCGGCAGGCATCGACGCGGCCAGGGACAAGGCCACCGCCGAGCCGGCCCAGCGCGGGGACGGCACAGCCGAGCAGCAGATCGTCGCCGGGCAGATCCGGCACCAGGCAGGCATCGCAGCGGCCGGGCACGAGGTCACCGCCGAGCCGGCCCAGCGCAGGGACGGCATCGACGCAGCACCGCACCAGGGCCCGGCCGGGCAGCCCCGGTACCAGGGAGGCATCGCAGCGACCGGGCAGCAGGTCACCGCCGAGGCAGGCGGGCACCGGCGCGGTACCGGCGCGGTCGACCCGACGACGCAGCCCACCAGCGACGGCGATGCGGGACCGGAGACGACCCAGGATCCGGCGGTGCCCCAGGAGGTTCCGCTCGGTGACCTGCCGGCGCGACTGCGTGCGCTGGGTGAGTTCGCCGCAGCGACCGGGACGCGGGTGGACGCCGACCGGCTCGCCCCGGTACACGCGCTGCTGGCCCGCGCCGACGAGCGGCTGGCGCTGTCCGAGCGACACACGGTCGTGGTGCTGGCCGGTACCACCGGGAGCGGGAAGTCGCGGCTGTTCAACGCGCTGACCGGGCTGGACCTGTCCCGGGTCGGTGCCCGCCGGCCGACCACCGCCGATCCGCACGCCTGCATCTGGGAACCGGCGGGTACGGGGCCGTTGCTCGACTGGCTCGGCGTGCCGCCGGAGAACCGTACCGAGCGGGAGAGCGTGCTCGACGGTGACGCGCAGCGGGCGCTGCACGGGCTGGTACTGATCGACATGCCCGACTTCGACTCGATCGAGCGCGGGCACCGGCCGATGGTGGAGCGGCTGATCGGCTCCGCCGACATGGTGCTGTGGGTGCTCGACCCGCAGAAGTACGCGGATCGCACCGTGCACGAGCGCTACCTGTCGTCGCTGGCGGACCGGGACGCCGCGCTCACCGTCGTCCTGAACCAGGTGGACCGGTTGCCGGAATCCGATGTCGACCAGCTGGCCGCCGATCTGCGCCGGCTGCTCGCCGAGGACGGCCTGGCCGCCGTGCCGGTGCACCTGGCCTCGGCACGGACCGGTCTCGGCGTGGCGGCGCTGCGGTCCGCGCTCGCGGACGCGGTCGCCAGCCGGCAGGCCGCGACGGTACGGATAGCGGCCGACCTCACCGCGACCGCCGACGGCCTGGTCGACCTGACCGACACCGAGCCGCCGGCCGGCGTGGCCGTGGACGAGCTGGCCGATCGGCTGGCCGCGCACGTCGGGGTGGCCGGCCTGGTCGACGCTGCGGAGCAGGACATGCGCCGCCGCGGCCGGCGGGCGACCGGCTGGCTGTTCGTCCGGCGGGCGCTGGGTGGTCGCAATCCCGACCGCATCCTGGCGCAGGAGCGCTACGACCTGGAGTGGCTCGACGACACCACACCGGCCGACCCGACCGCGGCCGGCACCGCAGGCGCGATGGCCGGCGTAGCGACCGCAGGGGCAGCAGCCTCCGGCGGCACCGGAGGCCCCGCGCACGCCGATCGCGGAACCGCCGGCACCGCCGAGCCGCCCGCGGCGAAGGCCGGAGCGGCCAGGACGGCGGGGCCCGGCACCGGCGCTGCCGGAGCGGCCGACACCCGCGGCGCCCAGGCTGGAAGCGCTCCGGCCGCAGCCGCCAACGCCGGCGCCGGCACGACCGGACCCGCCAACTCCGGCGGCGCCCCGGCCGGAGCTGCCGCAGAGCTGGCGGTGGACCGTGGCCCCGCGGTGCGGCCGAGCGGGGCCGGCGGGCGGCACGAGGCGAACGACGACGCGACCCGGCCGGTACCGGACCGGGAGGCGCCGCGGCGGATCGGCCTCGGCGGCGTGCTGCGCGCCAGCCTCGGGCCGGTGCTCGAGCGGCTGCCGGCGCCCTGGCGCGACTCGCTGCGCGCCGTGCTGACCGAGCAGGTACCGACGCTCGCCGGGCGGCTCGCGGCGCTGCCGGCCCAGGCCGCCCGCGGTACCCGGCCGGCCTGGTGGACGGTGCTCGGTGTGCTGCAGTGGGTCTTCGGGGTCGGCGCGGTGGCCGGCGCCGCCTGGTTGATCGCCGCGGCGGTCTCCGCCTCGGTACCGGATCCGGGACTGGCGGCGCTGTGGCTGCTGGCCGGCGGCGTGCTCGCCGGCGTACTGGCGTCGCTGGTGGCGGTGCCGCTGGTGCGCCGGGCGGCGCGGAACGAGCGGTCCGGGGTGGACGCGGCACTGCGCGCCGCGGTCGCCGCCGCCGCGCGCGACTGCGTGCAGGCACCGGTCGAGGGGGAGCTGACCGCCTATCGCGCCGCGCACGCGGCCCTCGCCGCCGCCCGCGGCCACCGCTGA
- a CDS encoding dihydrolipoamide acetyltransferase family protein, with protein sequence MTRVKQFPLPDLGEGLTEGEILKWFVGPGDRVTLNQPIVEVETAKAAVEIPCPYTGAVVEIFHGEGETVDVGAPIVSFDTDPDAGPLPEPGSGGPAEVTGPLIGEQSADGRTAVLVGYGPKESGGKRRARRPVNGATAPAPAAPAAAAPTAPVVPAAPVVPAPAPAPVVPAQPAPVNVRVLAKPPVRKLAKDLGVDLTTLTPTGPNGSISRDDVLAAQSAAAAPAPAAVSAPSFGPDREQRIPIKGVRKLTAANMVASAFTAPHVTEFLTVDATRTVKAVERLRAMRDWRDVRISPLLLVAKAVLVAVRRHPLVNSTWDEANGDIVVKEYVNLGIAAATERGLIVPNIADAGRLSLRELADAMNELVATAKAGKTAPAAMQGGTFTITNVGVFGVDTGTPILPPGETAILAFGAIKQQPWVHNGKVKPRYVTTLGLSFDHRIVDGELGSRFLADIGAFLTDPEAALLAWG encoded by the coding sequence ATGACGCGCGTCAAGCAGTTCCCCCTGCCCGATCTCGGTGAGGGACTCACCGAGGGCGAGATCCTGAAGTGGTTCGTCGGGCCGGGCGACCGGGTCACGCTGAACCAGCCGATCGTCGAGGTGGAGACCGCCAAGGCGGCGGTCGAGATCCCCTGCCCGTACACCGGCGCGGTGGTGGAGATCTTCCACGGCGAGGGCGAGACCGTCGACGTCGGTGCGCCGATCGTCTCGTTCGACACCGACCCGGACGCCGGCCCGCTGCCCGAGCCGGGTTCCGGCGGTCCGGCCGAGGTGACCGGGCCGCTGATCGGCGAGCAGAGCGCCGACGGCCGCACCGCGGTGCTGGTCGGGTACGGGCCGAAGGAGTCCGGCGGCAAGCGCCGGGCCCGCCGTCCCGTCAACGGCGCCACCGCCCCGGCACCTGCCGCCCCGGCCGCGGCGGCGCCCACCGCTCCGGTCGTACCCGCCGCGCCGGTCGTACCCGCCCCGGCGCCGGCCCCGGTGGTACCGGCACAGCCGGCGCCGGTGAACGTCCGGGTGCTGGCCAAGCCGCCGGTCCGCAAGCTGGCCAAGGACCTCGGCGTCGACCTGACGACGCTGACCCCGACCGGCCCGAACGGCTCGATCAGCCGGGACGACGTGCTGGCGGCGCAGTCCGCGGCGGCCGCCCCGGCACCGGCGGCGGTGTCCGCACCGTCGTTCGGCCCCGACCGGGAGCAGCGGATCCCGATCAAGGGGGTCCGGAAGCTCACCGCGGCGAACATGGTGGCCAGCGCGTTCACCGCGCCGCACGTGACGGAGTTCCTCACCGTCGACGCCACCCGTACCGTCAAGGCGGTCGAGCGGCTGCGCGCCATGCGCGACTGGCGGGACGTGCGGATCTCGCCGTTGCTGCTGGTCGCCAAGGCGGTGCTGGTCGCCGTCCGGCGTCATCCGCTGGTCAACTCGACCTGGGACGAGGCCAACGGCGACATCGTGGTCAAGGAGTACGTGAACCTCGGCATCGCGGCGGCCACCGAGCGCGGCCTGATCGTGCCGAACATCGCCGACGCCGGCCGGCTGTCCCTGCGCGAGCTGGCCGACGCGATGAACGAGCTGGTCGCGACCGCGAAGGCGGGGAAGACGGCGCCGGCCGCGATGCAGGGCGGCACGTTCACGATCACCAACGTCGGCGTGTTCGGGGTGGACACCGGTACCCCGATCCTGCCGCCGGGGGAGACCGCGATCCTCGCCTTCGGCGCGATCAAGCAGCAGCCGTGGGTGCACAACGGCAAGGTCAAGCCGCGGTACGTGACGACGCTGGGCCTCTCGTTCGACCACCGCATCGTGGACGGCGAGCTGGGGTCCCGGTTCCTGGCGGACATCGGGGCGTTCCTGACCGATCCGGAGGCGGCGCTGCTCGCCTGGGGCTGA
- the pdhA gene encoding pyruvate dehydrogenase (acetyl-transferring) E1 component subunit alpha has protein sequence MGDKPATKGRPATKARSGARRSRPAPTPAEEAALQGSVPEPEFVQLLTPDGERVEHPDYSVDFTDEQLQGLYRDLVIVRRLDLESTALQRQGHLAIWASLEGQEAAQIGSGRALRKQDMAFPTYREHGVLWCRGVDPTAPHGLFRGNDHGDWDPAEHNANLYTLVIGAQTLHAVGYAMGINYDGKVGTDDGEAAIVYFGDGASSQGDVHEACVFAGVYHAPVVFFCQNNQYAISEPVERQTRTPIYQRAAGYGFPGVRVDGNDVLACYAVARHALDQARHGQGPTLIEAYTYRMGAHTTTDDPTRYRTGSEVESWKQRDPISRMRSYLTKAGIGDDDFFASVDADADRITGRLREFVIGMPDPDPSRLFEHVYAEESPLQDAERAWFEQYQSSFVGEGAH, from the coding sequence ATGGGTGACAAGCCCGCGACGAAGGGGCGGCCCGCCACCAAGGCCCGGTCCGGTGCCCGGCGGTCACGCCCGGCACCGACACCAGCCGAGGAGGCGGCGCTCCAGGGGTCCGTGCCGGAGCCGGAGTTCGTACAGCTGCTCACCCCGGACGGGGAGCGGGTCGAGCACCCGGACTACTCGGTCGACTTCACCGACGAGCAGCTGCAGGGGCTCTACCGCGACCTGGTGATCGTGCGGCGGCTCGACCTGGAGTCGACCGCGCTGCAGCGCCAGGGGCACCTGGCGATCTGGGCCAGCCTGGAAGGCCAGGAGGCGGCGCAGATCGGCTCCGGCCGGGCGCTGCGCAAGCAGGACATGGCGTTCCCGACGTACCGCGAGCACGGCGTGCTGTGGTGCCGGGGCGTCGACCCGACCGCGCCGCACGGGCTGTTCCGCGGCAACGACCACGGTGACTGGGATCCGGCCGAGCACAACGCCAACCTGTACACGCTGGTCATCGGCGCGCAGACGCTGCACGCGGTGGGCTACGCGATGGGCATCAACTACGACGGCAAGGTGGGCACCGACGACGGCGAGGCCGCCATCGTCTACTTCGGCGACGGGGCGTCCAGCCAGGGCGACGTGCACGAGGCGTGCGTGTTCGCCGGCGTTTACCACGCGCCGGTCGTGTTCTTCTGCCAGAACAACCAGTACGCGATCTCCGAGCCGGTCGAGCGGCAGACCCGCACCCCGATCTACCAGCGCGCGGCCGGGTACGGCTTCCCCGGCGTGCGGGTGGACGGCAACGACGTGCTGGCCTGCTACGCGGTCGCCCGCCACGCGCTGGACCAGGCCCGGCACGGCCAGGGCCCCACGCTGATCGAGGCCTACACGTACCGGATGGGTGCGCACACCACGACCGACGACCCGACCCGGTACCGCACCGGCAGCGAGGTCGAGTCGTGGAAGCAGCGCGATCCGATCTCCCGGATGCGCAGCTACCTGACGAAGGCGGGCATCGGCGACGACGACTTCTTCGCCTCGGTCGACGCGGACGCGGACCGCATCACCGGCCGGCTGCGCGAGTTCGTGATCGGCATGCCCGACCCGGACCCGAGCCGGCTGTTCGAGCACGTGTACGCGGAGGAGTCGCCGCTGCAGGACGCCGAGCGCGCCTGGTTCGAGCAGTACCAGAGCAGTTTCGTCGGGGAGGGGGCGCACTGA
- a CDS encoding maleylpyruvate isomerase N-terminal domain-containing protein yields MTREQALAALAVAYRQLTAVVQGRPDADLIRPTRCTGWSVLDVLYHVLLDAQRALIALATPDERVADTDYISYWRSFPASPRIGANEHARAVRIAASAFRPRTLVQLWQETATAAVHAARAADADLRLSTQQHVLMLPDLLATLAVEACVHGLDMTVELADAPKPDPLPLALTRRTLDGLLGAGVRRPGWVDRDYVLKGTGRTPLSATERDVLGPAAAQFPLFA; encoded by the coding sequence GTGACCCGAGAACAGGCGCTCGCCGCGCTGGCCGTCGCCTACCGGCAGCTCACCGCGGTCGTCCAGGGCCGGCCCGACGCCGACCTGATCCGGCCCACCCGGTGTACCGGCTGGTCGGTGCTCGACGTGCTCTACCACGTGCTGCTCGACGCGCAGCGGGCGCTGATCGCGCTGGCCACCCCGGACGAGCGGGTCGCCGACACCGACTACATCTCGTACTGGCGGTCGTTCCCGGCGTCCCCGCGGATCGGTGCGAACGAGCACGCCCGGGCGGTCCGGATCGCCGCGTCCGCGTTTCGCCCGCGCACCCTGGTGCAGCTCTGGCAGGAGACGGCGACGGCCGCGGTGCACGCCGCCCGGGCCGCCGATGCCGACCTGCGGCTCAGTACCCAGCAGCACGTGCTGATGCTGCCCGACCTGCTCGCCACGCTGGCGGTGGAGGCCTGCGTGCACGGGCTGGACATGACGGTGGAGCTGGCCGACGCGCCGAAGCCCGACCCGCTGCCGCTGGCGTTGACCCGGCGCACGCTGGACGGGCTGCTCGGTGCCGGCGTGCGGCGCCCCGGCTGGGTGGATCGTGACTATGTGTTGAAGGGCACCGGCCGAACTCCGCTGAGCGCGACGGAGCGTGACGTGCTGGGGCCCGCAGCGGCGCAGTTTCCGCTCTTCGCGTGA
- a CDS encoding alpha-ketoacid dehydrogenase subunit beta has translation MAKQQGPLTGTQTLTIGKALNLGLRRALEDDPKVLLMGEDVGRLGGVFRITDGLQKDFGEDRVLDSPLAEAGIVGTAIGLAMRGYRPVCEMQFDGFSYPAFDQVTNQLAKMHYRSRGRITLPVVIRIPFGGGIGSVEHHSESPETYYMHTAGLKVVTPSSAVDAYFMIQQAIRSNDPVIFLEPKARYYEKGEVDLDASLASAEPLHRSRVVRAGSDATVVGYGPTMRVLRDSADAAAEDGRLLELIDLRTLSPLDLDPVYESVKRTGRLIVVHEAPTNAGPAAEIAARVQNECFYSLEAPVQRVTGFDTPYPASKLEEHFLPDLDRVLDAVDRTFSY, from the coding sequence ATGGCCAAGCAGCAGGGACCGTTGACCGGTACGCAGACGTTGACCATCGGCAAGGCGCTCAACCTCGGCCTGCGCCGGGCGCTGGAGGACGACCCGAAGGTACTGCTGATGGGCGAGGACGTCGGCCGGCTCGGCGGCGTCTTCCGGATCACCGACGGGCTGCAGAAGGACTTCGGCGAGGATCGCGTGCTCGACTCGCCGCTCGCCGAGGCCGGCATCGTCGGTACCGCGATCGGCCTGGCCATGCGCGGCTACCGGCCGGTCTGCGAGATGCAGTTCGACGGGTTCTCCTACCCGGCGTTCGACCAGGTCACGAACCAGCTGGCGAAGATGCACTACCGCTCCCGCGGGCGCATCACGCTGCCGGTCGTGATCCGGATCCCGTTCGGCGGTGGCATCGGCTCGGTGGAGCACCACTCCGAGTCGCCGGAGACCTACTACATGCACACCGCGGGGTTGAAGGTCGTCACCCCGTCGTCCGCGGTCGACGCGTACTTCATGATCCAGCAGGCGATCCGGTCGAACGACCCGGTGATCTTCCTGGAGCCGAAGGCGCGCTACTACGAGAAGGGCGAGGTCGACCTGGACGCCTCGCTCGCGAGCGCCGAGCCGCTGCACCGCTCCCGGGTCGTACGGGCCGGCAGCGACGCCACCGTGGTCGGCTACGGCCCGACCATGCGGGTACTACGCGACTCCGCCGACGCGGCGGCCGAGGACGGCCGCTTGCTGGAGCTGATCGACCTGCGCACGCTCTCCCCGCTCGACCTCGATCCGGTGTACGAGTCGGTCAAGCGCACCGGCCGGCTGATCGTCGTGCACGAGGCGCCGACGAACGCCGGGCCGGCCGCGGAAATCGCCGCGCGGGTACAGAACGAGTGCTTCTATTCGCTGGAGGCGCCGGTGCAGCGAGTGACCGGCTTCGACACGCCCTACCCGGCGTCGAAGCTGGAAGAGCACTTCCTGCCCGACCTGGACCGGGTGCTCGACGCCGTCGACCGCACCTTCAGTTACTAG